The Platichthys flesus chromosome 18, fPlaFle2.1, whole genome shotgun sequence genome includes a window with the following:
- the slc35a1 gene encoding CMP-sialic acid transporter translates to MLGEVGKNLLSGSRGGGRPPVSSSGLLLGGELTSDQPRVPVEALTPCNEQDSDPFSLQDGHTTDTMAVENVSVVFKLYCLTVMTLVAATYTVVLRYTRTISSGDLYFSTTAVCITEVIKLVLSLGMLTKETGSLSRLKNALVEHVLYSPKELLKLSVPSVVYGVQNNMAFLALSNLDAAVYQVTYQLKIPCTALCTVLMLNRSLSRLQWFSVFMLCGGVTLVQWRPVEATKVQIEQNPLVGFMAIAVAVICSGFAGVYFEKVLKSSDTSLWVRNIQMYLSGIVVTLMGVFMKDGENVLEKGFFFGYTPWVCFVVLLASVGGLYTSVVVKYTDNIMKGFSAAAAIVISTVASVILFGLQITITFASGALLVCVSIYLYGLPKLDTSKLSQKDAESKQKLITV, encoded by the exons ATGCTGGGAGAAGTAGGCAAGAACCTCCTCAGTGGCTCGCGGGGTGGTGGTCGTCCTCCGGTCTCCTCCTCCGGTCTCCTCCTCGGCGGCGAACTCACCTCGGACCAGCCCCGCGTGCCTGTGGAGGCTCTAACGCCATGTAACGAGCAGGACTCCGACCCCTTCTCCCTACAGGacggacacacaacagacacaatgGCCGTCG AGAACGTGAGCGTGGTGTTCAAGCTGTACTGCCTGACGGTGATGACCCTGGTGGCGGCCACGTACACGGTGGTCCTGCGGTACACGAGGACCATCTCGTCCGGGGACCTGTACTTCTCCACCACCGCCGTGTGCATCACCGAGGTCATTAAACTCGTGCTGAGCCTGGGCATGTTGACAAA AGAGACCGGAAGCCTCAGCAGGCTGAAGAACGCCCTCGTGGAGCACGTGCTCTACAGCCCCAAGGAGCTGCTGAAGCTGAGCGTGCCCTCGGTCGTGTACGGAGTTCAGAACAACATGGCCTTTCTGGCCCTGAGCAACCTCGATGCTGCAGTTTATCAG gTGACCTATCAGCTGAAGATCCCGTGCACGGCCCTGTGCACGGTCCTCATGCTGAACCGCTCTCTGAGCCGGCTGCAGTGGTTCTCTGTCTTCATGCTCTGCGGAGGCGTCACCCTCGTACAGTGGAGGCCTGTTGAAGCCACCAAAGTTCAG ATCGAGCAAAATCCTTTAGTTGGCTTCATGGCCATCGCCGTTGCGGTCATCTGCTCTGGATTTGCAG GTGTTTACTTTGAGAAGGTGCTGAAGAGCTCCGACACGTCTCTGTGGGTGAGGAACATACAGATGTACCTGTCGGGCATCGTGGTCACACTGATGGGAGTTTTCATGAAGGACGGTGAAAACGTTCTGGAAAAAGGCTTCTTTTTCGGTTACACACCCTGGGTGTGCTTTGTAGTGT TGCTGGCCAGTGTGGGGGGTCTGTACACGTCAGTGGTGGTGAAGTACACAGACAACATCATGAAAGGCTTCTCCGCTGCGGCCGCCATCGTCATCTCCACTGTTGCATCTGTCATCTTGTTCGGCCTACAGATAA CAATCACATTTGCCTCTGGTGCCTTACTCGTGTGCGTCTCCATCTACCTGTATGGACTTCCAAAGCTAGACACGTCCAAGCTGAGCCAGAAGGACGCAGAGTCCAAACAGAAACTGATCACTGTGTGA
- the LOC133973190 gene encoding phospholipase B1, membrane-associated-like yields the protein MLPRLVYIALLSLTWKTVSGLPCTQMVASQPPPSTVNSVRPSDVAVISSIGLHMPSTELSTVVSRLTELMLMFNPALIREETNLYAPQQRTLVEQAQDVSLDLHNNKVTDVDRDWKLVLLFVPVDRLCAVKQPQVQSVLQTLVEEVDDALQLLSSQLKRTIVSVALWDGEQHKRCMDANSEGEVRLLRTMLTQSLQESVGELLVKRRWYNDRDDFSVSLQDKPLITGPSWRHVSEAEATQQTDNLMLQMWTNLLQPTVGQHNRDDSGNIMTLPCPTEDRPFLRTEGNSPSNSPSDVSPLLLPFTGTEMPCEDFSPSASAPSSVHELRPADINVVAAVGDSLTAGNGITANNILDVLRQYRGLSWSIGGDDNLTSVTTLPNILKYYNGNLTGFSVGIGKEQTPQAFLNQAVAGAKSGDIPSQVRTLVARMKNDSRINFETDWKVITLFIGGNDICDHCLNSLLYSAESYVQNVRESLDYLHKQVPRALVNLIEPLHILVLREMHMDPSLKCPTYLVEILCPCVVLPKANSKALQMLEDTNRMYQRSLHELVESGLYDTRSDFTVVIQPFLRDIILPRLPDGRPDRSYFSADCFHLSQKAQTLFARSLWNNMLEPLGNKTTIQDFTTEINLKCPTKTSPYIRTFNNSDYRYTGPPPTPGPITNWGSDFSCVDLVPSDTVPTSVNQLRPADIMVVAALGDSLTLGTGAKAKNIFNINKEYKGVSWSIGGDKDLESVTTLPNILKKFNPSLKGFSTDTVLSKQKGFNMATPGAKTSEIPAQVQDLIKAMREDKKVDFEKDWKLVTIFVGGNDLCHYCIDQNTLSPKNYSHNLMVGLDMLHKEVPRLLVNVVEILEILPLKTVHGKSLPCSLVPRTSCPCVINPVENSPELEEIKLINHEYQIEIQHLISGDRYEGKEDFAVVLQPFLHNSFIPQFGKGEADPSFFSVDCFHISERAHAEMAIGLWNNMLEPVGRKQSYNNFTYDRSKIHCPSQASPFVFTKINSLPPPPVILPPTSSPTSAVPVLKCPSSLAVWVPVVAGLIGLLAGSIVAFMLFSCRRKDKVHRGVEMKATNF from the exons ATGCTTCCACGGCTGGTTTACATCGCTCTGCTGAGCCTCACATGGAAAACAG TGAGCGGCCTGCCCTGCACTCAGATGGTTGCTTCTCAGCCGCCTCCCTCCACTG TTAACAGCGTCCGGCCCTCAGACGTGGCTGTGATCTCCTCCATCGGACTCCACATGCCCAG CACTGAGCTGTCTACAGTGGTATCAAGACTCACAG AGCTGATGTTGATGTTCAATCCTGCGCTgatcagagaggaaacaaacctTTATGCCCCTCAACAAAG GACTCTGGTGGAGCAGGCACAGGACGTGTCCCTCGATCTCCACAACAACAAG GTGACGGATGTGGACCGTGACTGGAAGCTGGTGCTTCTCTTTGTTCCGGTGGATCGTCTCTGCGCCGTCAAGCAGCCGCAG gttcAGTCTGTTCTCCAGACGCTGGTTGAAGAGGTGGACgatgctctgcagctgctgagctcTCAG TTAAAGCGGACCATCGTCAGCGTTGCATTGTGGGACGGAGAACAGCACAA GAGGTGCATGGACGCAAACAGTGAAGGAGAAGTCAGACTTCTGAGGACCATGCTGACTCAgtctctgcag GAGTCCGTGGGCGAGCTCTTGGTGAAGAGACGCTGGTACAATGACAGAGATGACTTCAGCGTCTCTCTGCAGGACAAACCTCTCATCACCGGCCCC AGTTGGAGACATGTGTCCGAGGCCGAAGCTACACAACAAACTGATAACCTGATGTTGCAGATGTGGACAAACCTG CTGCAGCCCACAGTCGGCCAACACAACAGAGACGACAGTGGAAACATCATGACACTGCCATGTCCCACTGAG GACCGACCCTTCCTGAGGACGGAGGGAAACTCTCCTTCAAATAGCCCCAGCGATGTGTCTCCTCTACTTCTCCCC TTCACAGGAACAGAGATGCCCTGCGAGGACTTCAGCCCCTCGGCCTCCGCACCCTCCTCAG TTCATGAGCTCAGGCCTGCAGACATCAACGTGGTGGCTGCTGTGGGAGACTCTCTGACA GCGGGGAACGGTATCACAGCCAACAACATCCTGGACGTCCTGCGTCAGTACAGGGGTTTGTCCTGGAG CATCGGTGGAGATGACAACCTCACCAGTGTCACCACTCTGCCca ACATCTTGAAGTATTACAACGGCAACCTGACAGGCTTCTCTGTTGGTATTGGCAAAGAGCAGACTCCTCAGGCTTTTCTCAACCAGGCTGTGGCTGGAGCCAAAAGCGG GGACATACCATCACAGGTTCGAACCCTGGTGGCGAGGATGAAGAACGACTCT AGAATCAATTTTGAAACCGATTGGAAAGTGATCACATTGTTCATCGGAGGAAACGACATCTGTGACCACTGCCTTAACTCT CTGCTCTATTCTGCAGAGAGTTATGTTCAGAATGTCCGTGAGAGTCTGGATTATCTGcacaaacag GTCCCTCGAGCTCTGGTGAACCTGATAGAGCCTCTGCACATCCTCGTCCTGAGGGAAATGCACATGGACCCTTCACTTAAATGTCCAACTTACCTCGTGGA AATTCTGTGCCCCTGCGTTGTTTTGCCAAAGGCCAACTCTAAAGCTCTTCAGATGTTGGAGGACACCAACAGAATGTATCAG CGTTCGCTCCATGAGCTCGTGGAGTCCGGCCTCTACGACACTCGCTCAGACTTCACTGTGGTCATCCAGCCTTTCCTCAGGGATATCATTCTGCCCAGACTGCCG GATGGCCGTCCCGATCGCTCCTACTTCAGTGCCGACTGCTTCCACCTCAGCCAGAAGGCCCAGACGCTGTTCGCTCGCTCCCTGTGGAACAACATG CTGGAACCTCTGGGCAACAAAACTACCATACAAGATTTTACTACAGAGATTAACCTGAAATGTCCAACCAAG ACTTCACCATATATTCGCACCTTTAACAACAGCGATTACAGATACACTGGTCCCCCCCCAACACCTGGACCCATAACA AACTGGGGGAGTGACTTCTCCTGTGTGGACCTCGTTCCATCTGACACTGTTCCAACTTCAG TTAACCAGCTGAGACCAGCAGACATCATGGTGGTGGCAGCGCTGGGAGACTCTTTAACG CTCGGCACTGGAGCGAAAGCAAAGAACATCTTCAACATCAATAAAGAATATAAAGGAGTATCGTGGAG CATCGGGGGGGATAAGGATCTTGAGAGTGTCACAACTCTTCCAA ACATCCTGAAGAAGTTCAACCCCTCCCTGAAGGGCTTTTCTACGGATACGGTTCTTTCCAAACAGAAGGGCTTCAACATGGCTACACCTGGAGCTAAAACCTC AGAGATTCCAGCACAAGTGCAGGATCTCATCAAGGCCATGAGAGAGGATAAG AAGGTGGATTTTGAAAAGGACTGGAAACTTGTGACAATATTTGTCGGGGGAAACGATCTTTGCCATTATTGCATAGACCAA AATACTCTGTCACCTAAGAACTACAGCCACAATCTTATGGTTGGCTTGGACATGCTCCACAAAGAG GTACCGAGACTGTTGGTCAACGTTGTGGAAATTTTGGAGATACTTCCTTTGAAAACAGTTCATGGGAAGTCACTGCCCTGTTCTCTAGTGCccag GACCAGTTGTCCCTGTGTCATTAACCCAGTTGAAAACTCCCCGGAACTTGAAGAGATAAAACTAATCAATCATGAATACCAG ATTGAGATCCAGCATCTTATTTCTGGAGATCGCTATgaggggaaagaggattttGCCGTCGTCCTTCAACCGTTTCTACACAATTCCTTTATCCCTCAATTTGGA AAGGGAGAGGCGGACCCGAGTTTCTTCTCCGTGGACTGTTTCCACATCAGTGAGCGAGCCCACGCTGAGATGGCCATCGGCCTTTGGAACAACATG CTGGAGCCTGTCGGGAGAAAGCAGTCGTACAACAACTTCACGTACGATCGCTCCAAGATTCACTGTCCCTCTCAG GCCAGTCCCTTCGTCTTCACCAAGATAAACAGCCTTCCACCTCCACCAGTAATCCTCCCACCTACTTCCAGTCCTACTTCAGCCGTCCCAGTGCTGAAGTGCCCCTCCTCTCTAGCCGTGTGGGTGCCAGTGGTCGCGGGACTCATCGGTTTACTGGCTGGCAGCATCGTCGCCTTCATGCTGTTCTCCTGCAGACGGAAAGACAAAGTGCACAGAGGAGTGGAAATGAAGGCCACCAACTTTTAA